TATCGCGTCCCGGACACGATCTATTATCAACAGTGTCGCACTCACCCCAAACGACCCGGTATTATGTCTTTTGCAGACGACGCACTTGGAAATCGCGGATTCTATAGCGCGACGACCACCTAAAATCCAATATCGTTCGCGCACGATAGCCATCAGTCCTTGTGTTCCGACATGACACGACTTGACATGTTCGCGAAATAGTAGGCTATTCGATCACTATAAAATGCTTGGCTGGCAAAACTACTGGAAAACGAAAATATTCATCGTCGTTTCTATTACTGATGCGAGACTTCAATCGAATCAAACCACTCTTGTCTTTGAAGGCTCCCATTCCACACAATTTTTTATCGTTTTCGTCCGAAAACGTTTCTTTTTGTACTAGCTTGAGTACCAATGTTTCAGCTTTATCAAGCTCCTCAAGGGTTAACTCTCCCTTTTGTTTGTCGTCCTTATTTCTAGCATTATTGGTAAATCGACAAATCCATGCGCACATGCGCAATGTCTtcagatactgagaaaagtaatTAAGATGCCAATCAGCTAAGGTCATACCATCTTTCTCACGGTTAACAAGGACCGTAACTAGCTTTTTCTTTTTCTCCTTGTTAATCTCTTCCTCATCACAGCTGTGATTGTCTCGGGGCCAAAATGATGGATCTTCATAAAGCCATTGCGGACCCTCCCACCATTTGGACTCTAGCAACGGTTCAAACAGGCGCTGCGCTTGTGAGACTATGACTCTTTTAGTTATAGGTTTTTCAAGAGGTAGATCCGTATCTTCATCCTCTTGTCGTAGACACAAGGTGTCATCTATCTTGTTCCATTTTATTCCCAAGACTTGGGTCGAGGCATCAATAGTGTCATCGGGGGGTTGGCCTGTATACTCCCACCCTCTGAGATCAAACTTGCCTTCAGCCATTATTATATTCGACTCTTCTACAAAAATTCGCAGCTCCTGTTCATTAGCAACACTAGTAACGCAATTGTCAACGTAAAAACTATGCGACAATTTTAAAATAGTGTCTTCCGAAACATTCAGCAGTTTTGACGCACATCTTGTTAACATCAAGGAAAAATGATGTTCTAGTGAAGCTCCTAATAAAAACGGACTACTGCTAATCCCGAATACCACACGACAGTGGCGGTACACCTTTTCTTTCCCTGCATCATCTATCCAAAGAAAACGAAGAAAATCTCTGTCAGCTTTGTGTATCCCAATCTGTAAAAAGGCTTTGCGAATATCTGAGATTACACCGATTTCTTGTCGTCTGAATCTTAATAAAATAGCAGGAATTAATTCAATCAAGTTAACCCCCTTTTCAAGGCACTGGTTTAAAGAAGGTTTGTCTTTTTCTTTCGCTGAAGCGTCAAAAACTGGTCTGATTTTTGTGGACGCGCTATTAGGCTTAATTACCGGCCTGTGGGGTAAATAATGACCTCGGTTCGGCTGGTCCTCGAACACTTCCTCAATTATATTTTCATCCAGCCATTCTTTAAATATTTGGCCGTAGGCTTCAAGATATCCATCTTTGTTTATCTTCTTCAACGTGGTATCCAGCCGTTTCTTAGCCATCTGGTAGTTACTTGGTAATGCCGGATGTCCTTCTAACCATGGCAGTCTGGTTTCATATCGTCCTGTGGAATCTGTTGCAACAGTCTCAAAGAAAAGTTGCTTTGCTGCTAGCGCTGTTTCTTCCCTTGTCTTCCTTTCAGCCGGATCATTGATACCCAAAGCATCTAACTCCCACAGTTGACTAATCGACGCGTTGCTAATAAAAAGTGAAACCGTTGTCGCGGTGCGATTGTCCTGTTGATCTAAAGGTATCTTTCCCATCAAAGTCCAGCCCAATAAGGTTTCTACAGCTACCAGTCCACATCCTAAAATATGTCTTCTTCCGGTATAGAGTTTTCCTGCAATATCTGCACCTATTAAAACCTCTATAGGAGATGTATCACCGGAATCTGTTATCTCTATATTCAGCCTCTTCAGTTCTTCCATCCAGGGACCATTAAATACGGAAGAAATATCGCTACAAATTACGGGCTGATCTAGTGCTTCAAATGTGCAACTGTAGTTATTATAACTCAAGTTAACGTCATAACAATCATGTTTTTGTGCTAGTTCGCTACCTCCAAATAATCCATGTACAAGGTTAATCTGTCGTTTACATGGATAATCTAATAATCTAGCAGTGGACCTCAGAATATACGTCTTTTGAGATCCGGTATCTATTAAGGCGCGTACAACTCGCGTCTTGCCTAAGTGGTTCATTTTGACGCGCAAAGTTTGCAAAAAAACATTAGTAGTAGCACTATTGGCCAAGGACTGATTTATTTTCGGCACAGCTTGAACATCATTCTCTATCTTATTTTCCTCTTCCTTTTTTGCCTTGCCCATCGAAAATTCTCTGCACATTAGGGGCACATGTGGTTTATGACAAAGTAAGCAACTTAATTGACCACGGCATCTTCGAGATTGGTGTCCAATTTTCAAACAGCGGAAGCAAGCACCTTTCTCTGTCAAAATATTCACTCTTTGGTCGTAAGTCAACTTCTGAGCCTTGAAGCATTGACTGCTTTCGTGTGCATTTTCGCAAAATACACATCTATGATTTGTACTATGGGAATTCACCAAACCCATCGCCGAAGGAAACTGGGGTTCTTCCTCTTCAGGCATCCTCTTTTTCGGACCATTACGTTTAGAATTCCCAGACTTAGTACCTGATACGCCAAAGCCTTCGATCGCTAAAGAAACATGCTGTTCATTGTCGACTTCATTTTTCAAGAATTGCATTAAGCTTTTGAGTCGATTTTCTATGGTGGAAATACCGGCACTATTAATAGACGTTTGTGACCCAACATCTTCCGGAAATCTTTGCCATATCCTTAATAAATCCGCGGGTAGACACGATTCGACCAAAGGAAATAACATAGCCGCGTATTTATCCGATTTAATGCCTAGTGTCTCCAAAGCCCTTAACTGAGTCTCTAACCTATCATACAATAAAGAAATGTCTAATTTATTGCCAGACGAAGTATTATTTATTACCAATTTGAGCAATTCCCGAACATATACCTCGATCTGCAAATCGTCGCGGCCAAAACGCGAAATTAGACAGTCTATAATCTTAGTGTAATTATCTCCAGTCGCGGGAAAACTATCAACTAGTTGCCTTGCCCTACTGCCCGGTACAGTAGCTTGAACTAAATACTCGACTTTATCGCTTAAGTCTATGTCTGAATCATGATGTATTTTTTGAAATTGTGACCAAAAGGGCAACCAGCTTTTAATGTTCCCATCGTACTTCTTGAATTCTAGCATAGGTAATTTGAATTTACGCTTACCTTGTAGGCTCCCTGTGCTCTTACCAGTTGTCCCAGAGGCCACCTCATCCTCCACGGACGCAGCTATCCTTGGTTGAACCCGTTCCTCGAACTGTGTACTCAGGTCCGCAAACTTTCTGATGTAGCTGTCACTGTCTTCTATTTCCTTCAACAGGTCTTGTTCACTGGCATCCTCGTTTAACAGGAGATCATAAATTTCTTCATCTATTCTCCTTAGATCATCCATTTTCTGTCGTAATAGATCTAAGGATATTTTGATCTGTCGTACCTCACCTTTTTGGTCTTTTAATAAGTCCTCTAACTCTTTTGCTGCTTTGCTGAAAGTGGTACGAAGCACTTTGCGATGCTTTTCCTTAATATCCATTTTCACTGCAAACTAAACACACACGCTTACCGAAAAAACTAGAAGCGAAACGTGATAGAGTTCAGCGATCCTCGATACGCTTTTTCGTCACACCTCGTATGCACACACGATTAACTTTAACTTAAAGCCGTCCTGTCCACACGGTCGCCACAAAATGTGGGGGCCTCTAAAGATTTACCCAATCTAAACAAACCCCCGAGATTCGAGTTTAAATAAAAGACTTTGTACTTTTACTTTCTATAATCAGCTTTAAGATAACAGCTTGCAAAATTATTGAATGACGAAAAATTAACCGTATATCTCTAAAATGGATAAGTTCTAACACACCGCGTATAATTAAAATGTTAGTAAATACCATAATCCGGAGTGTCAAACGTGCATTACAGTATTTCTTGTCGAACCTATTATTACCACTACACGATATCTTAAAAAGGTTCCCGATTTTCCGGAAACGTTCTTTGAATGCTAAAATGTGTTTTTTATTACGCGGCTCGGAAAATCTCGATCGCCCGTATCTTGACTTATCAATTCACATTTCAACACTGAAAACTATTTACGACGCTCTCATTCTGAAATTCTTGTTACGAACATATATGTGTCAAAGATCTGCAAACTTAGCATGACGTGATTTCTTCGAAGTAGATAAATATTATCAAAACAAAACGTATATGTCTGAGCAGAAGAATGTGTCTATTCAGGGTTTTTGAAACTCCTAACATTATAACGATTTTTGAATACAGGGTGGTGCTTTAAACCAGAcaacaattaattaaatatttaaatggctcgaacagttttcttacaacgttgttattgcctaaaagacgaccctattctgcactgatttggtggacgatttttgagttgtcttgacgttgcctaggcaacctcctgtttaaGCAATATCGTTTCGTaaccgttgcataagacaactgaagcgactataaaaagcacctgcgcgtgcaatggttgctcaaggagtcagactagttatgtttttttacctatatttttaacacctgtatggtgaatgcgaaaaccaaaaagtaaactgttttgacatcgtattgggtatttaaatttatatgatataaatacataaaggacttattacctgatgtgaaatttataaacgcatctcagattaccgtcaaatatcgatatttcacctttaaaaaacacacgcgctgctttttttatgacatttttgacaaaaaat
This genomic window from Diabrotica virgifera virgifera chromosome 1, PGI_DIABVI_V3a contains:
- the LOC126892168 gene encoding uncharacterized protein LOC126892168; protein product: MDIKEKHRKVLRTTFSKAAKELEDLLKDQKGEVRQIKISLDLLRQKMDDLRRIDEEIYDLLLNEDASEQDLLKEIEDSDSYIRKFADLSTQFEERVQPRIAASVEDEVASGTTGKSTGSLQGKRKFKLPMLEFKKYDGNIKSWLPFWSQFQKIHHDSDIDLSDKVEYLVQATVPGSRARQLVDSFPATGDNYTKIIDCLISRFGRDDLQIEVYVRELLKLVINNTSSGNKLDISLLYDRLETQLRALETLGIKSDKYAAMLFPLVESCLPADLLRIWQRFPEDVGSQTSINSAGISTIENRLKSLMQFLKNEVDNEQHVSLAIEGFGVSGTKSGNSKRNGPKKRMPEEEEPQFPSAMGLVNSHSTNHRCVFCENAHESSQCFKAQKLTYDQRVNILTEKGACFRCLKIGHQSRRCRGQLSCLLCHKPHVPLMCREFSMGKAKKEEENKIENDVQAVPKINQSLANSATTNVFLQTLRVKMNHLGKTRVVRALIDTGSQKTYILRSTARLLDYPCKRQINLVHGLFGGSELAQKHDCYDVNLSYNNYSCTFEALDQPVICSDISSVFNGPWMEELKRLNIEITDSGDTSPIEVLIGADIAGKLYTGRRHILGCGLVAVETLLGWTLMGKIPLDQQDNRTATTVSLFISNASISQLWELDALGINDPAERKTREETALAAKQLFFETVATDSTGRYETRLPWLEGHPALPSNYQMAKKRLDTTLKKINKDGYLEAYGQIFKEWLDENIIEEVFEDQPNRGHYLPHRPVIKPNSASTKIRPVFDASAKEKDKPSLNQCLEKGVNLIELIPAILLRFRRQEIGVISDIRKAFLQIGIHKADRDFLRFLWIDDAGKEKVYRHCRVVFGISSSPFLLGASLEHHFSLMLTRCASKLLNVSEDTILKLSHSFYVDNCVTSVANEQELRIFVEESNIIMAEGKFDLRGWEYTGQPPDDTIDASTQVLGIKWNKIDDTLCLRQEDEDTDLPLEKPITKRVIVSQAQRLFEPLLESKW